The following proteins come from a genomic window of Nostoc sp. TCL26-01:
- the recJ gene encoding single-stranded-DNA-specific exonuclease RecJ — protein MQWILIANEQPPEWFVEVVKKYAPPSRGMYAAQLLWQRGIREESQLTAFINYKNYQPASAFEFGIEMNLAVDRLQQARQAGEKIAIWGDFDADGITSTAVLWDGLGQFFAQNQELVYYIPNRLKESHGLNEPGIDNLAKQGCKLIVTCDTGSTNIDEIIYAQQLGIDVIVTDHHTLPPERPPVTAIINPRYLPREHQLFHLSGVGVAYKLVEALYQSLPDVPQNPLADLLDLVAVGLIADLVQLSGDCRYLAQLGIQRLQADFQQPPAARRRPGVGRLLELCQKSGDRPTDISFGLGPRINAVSRIQGDASFCVELLTSCDINRCHQLAEVTELANTRRKSLQKDVQAQVTQKLTQLDLSTTSVIVLVDPQWPVGVLGLVAGQVAQETGRPTILLSTEGTGDWELGTGEETSQSPIPNFQSLARGSARSVNSVDLYQLVKDQAHLLHRFGGHPFAAGLSLPTENIPLFTQAINQQLRQSLGGANLTPTVQADIVVTVADLGKELFLELKLLEPCGMGNPVPKLLIQNCWFENTWHRNQQDWQGKKVQYIKTEFDIRDDSGKNPFPGIWWGHYKEELPVGRCDCIVELDYNTYKKRYEIRLIAVRPSVNAELTTHHAIPIVDWRNLSTPGRDVACNVSTTMGNVSNPPFILENCPTNWQDLRAWLKRSLYNHQQLAIAWTQPHHQPPLEIWLTLVGIAKYLSRTNQLVTRVQLLEKLAISDRALFLGIKALKYVGFTVTRQDHHLQIIWNSDTISKTNADTAVAQFLAAVSEEQFQQQYFAKVPLSTIVAMVTTD, from the coding sequence ATGCAGTGGATTTTAATCGCCAATGAACAACCACCAGAGTGGTTTGTGGAAGTAGTGAAAAAGTATGCTCCGCCGTCTAGGGGGATGTATGCAGCACAATTATTGTGGCAACGAGGCATTAGAGAGGAATCACAATTAACGGCTTTTATTAACTATAAAAATTATCAACCAGCTAGCGCTTTTGAGTTTGGCATAGAAATGAATTTGGCTGTGGATAGATTGCAGCAAGCACGACAAGCTGGAGAAAAAATTGCTATTTGGGGAGATTTTGACGCTGATGGGATCACTTCCACTGCCGTATTGTGGGATGGGTTAGGACAATTTTTTGCCCAAAACCAAGAGTTAGTTTATTACATACCCAATCGTCTCAAAGAATCTCACGGATTGAATGAACCAGGGATTGATAATTTAGCTAAACAAGGTTGTAAATTAATAGTTACTTGTGACACGGGCAGTACAAATATTGATGAAATTATCTATGCTCAACAATTAGGTATTGATGTGATTGTGACAGATCACCACACTTTACCACCAGAACGCCCACCAGTTACAGCAATTATTAACCCCCGCTATTTACCTCGTGAACATCAGTTATTTCATCTTTCTGGTGTGGGGGTGGCTTATAAATTGGTGGAAGCCCTTTATCAAAGTTTGCCTGATGTCCCACAAAATCCTTTAGCAGATTTATTAGATTTAGTTGCCGTTGGGTTAATTGCCGATTTAGTCCAACTTAGTGGTGATTGTCGCTATTTAGCACAGTTGGGTATTCAAAGACTGCAAGCCGATTTTCAGCAACCACCAGCAGCCCGCAGACGACCGGGCGTAGGGCGATTATTAGAATTATGCCAAAAAAGTGGCGATCGCCCCACAGATATTTCCTTTGGTTTAGGCCCCCGCATCAACGCAGTTAGTAGAATTCAAGGTGATGCTAGTTTTTGTGTAGAACTCTTAACTAGTTGTGACATCAATCGTTGTCATCAATTAGCTGAAGTTACAGAACTGGCAAACACTCGCCGCAAGTCCTTACAAAAAGATGTACAAGCCCAAGTCACTCAAAAACTCACTCAACTAGACTTATCAACAACTAGCGTTATTGTTCTAGTAGATCCTCAATGGCCAGTAGGTGTGCTAGGCTTAGTTGCTGGGCAAGTCGCCCAAGAAACAGGCCGCCCAACGATTTTGTTAAGTACTGAGGGAACTGGGGACTGGGAACTGGGAACTGGGGAAGAAACTTCCCAATCGCCAATCCCTAATTTCCAATCCCTTGCCCGTGGTTCTGCCCGTTCTGTGAATTCTGTCGATTTATATCAACTAGTTAAAGATCAAGCACATTTATTACATCGCTTCGGGGGACATCCTTTTGCAGCTGGTTTAAGTTTACCGACAGAAAATATTCCCCTATTTACACAAGCAATTAATCAGCAATTGCGACAATCTTTAGGTGGTGCAAATCTTACTCCGACTGTACAGGCAGATATAGTAGTCACGGTAGCAGATTTAGGTAAAGAATTATTTTTAGAGTTAAAATTGTTGGAACCTTGTGGTATGGGTAATCCTGTGCCGAAACTTTTGATCCAAAACTGCTGGTTTGAGAATACTTGGCATCGTAATCAGCAAGATTGGCAAGGGAAAAAAGTACAGTACATTAAAACCGAATTTGATATCCGCGATGATTCTGGTAAAAACCCTTTTCCCGGTATTTGGTGGGGACATTACAAAGAGGAATTACCTGTAGGTAGGTGTGATTGCATAGTTGAATTAGATTACAACACCTACAAAAAACGCTATGAAATCAGATTAATTGCCGTTCGTCCTAGCGTTAACGCCGAACTCACAACCCATCATGCCATACCTATCGTAGATTGGCGCAATCTCTCCACACCCGGTAGAGACGTTGCATGCAACGTCTCTACAACAATGGGCAACGTCTCTAATCCACCATTTATTTTAGAAAATTGTCCAACCAATTGGCAGGATTTACGGGCATGGTTAAAACGATCGCTCTATAATCATCAACAATTAGCGATCGCCTGGACTCAACCCCATCACCAACCACCCCTAGAAATTTGGCTGACTTTGGTGGGTATTGCTAAATATCTCAGTCGGACAAATCAACTCGTCACCCGTGTTCAACTTTTAGAAAAACTAGCAATTAGCGATCGCGCCTTATTTTTGGGCATCAAAGCTTTAAAATATGTAGGATTTACCGTCACCAGACAAGATCATCATTTGCAAATCATCTGGAATTCCGACACTATCTCCAAAACAAATGCTGATACAGCTGTCGCCCAGTTTTTAGCCGCCGTCAGCGAAGAACAATTCCAGCAACAATATTTTGCCAAAGTCCCCCTATCAACGATTGTGGCAATGGTGACTACTGACTAA
- a CDS encoding GNAT family N-acetyltransferase, producing MVEQIKPRYSSVWISKMAEIPQDAWDALAMPLKTPFLEWNWLNNLETSQSAIAKTGWLANHLTLWRERTLIAAAPLYLKGHSYGEFVFDHQWAEVAERIGVQYYPKLLGMTPFTPAEGYRFLIAPGEDEDEITALMVHEIDIFCIKNRISSCHFLYVDPQWQPVLERQGFTAWLHHSYVWENDGFQTFDDYLTVFNANQRRNIKRERKAVEKVGLKLQALTGEAIPKSLFPLMYQFYADTCDKFGWWGSKYLTKRFFEQLHHDYRHRVVFFAAYHEQAPHQPVGMSFCLYKDDRLYGRYWGSFQEIDCLHFDACYYAPIEWAIANGIQTFDPGAGGRHKKRRGFPAAPNYSLHRFYHQRLGQILLPHIREVNQLEAQEIAAMNADLPFSQ from the coding sequence ATGGTTGAACAAATCAAGCCTCGCTACTCTAGTGTTTGGATCAGCAAAATGGCGGAAATACCCCAAGATGCTTGGGATGCTTTAGCCATGCCACTGAAAACGCCTTTTTTGGAGTGGAATTGGTTGAATAATTTGGAAACTTCCCAAAGTGCGATCGCCAAAACTGGGTGGTTAGCTAATCACTTAACGCTGTGGCGGGAGAGAACACTGATTGCGGCTGCTCCACTGTATCTTAAAGGACATAGTTATGGTGAATTTGTTTTTGATCACCAGTGGGCAGAGGTAGCCGAACGTATTGGTGTGCAATATTATCCCAAATTGTTGGGGATGACACCATTTACCCCGGCGGAAGGCTATCGGTTTTTAATTGCACCTGGGGAAGATGAAGATGAGATCACTGCTTTAATGGTGCATGAAATTGATATTTTTTGTATTAAGAATCGTATCTCTAGCTGTCATTTTCTCTATGTTGATCCCCAATGGCAACCAGTGTTAGAACGGCAGGGTTTTACTGCTTGGTTACATCATAGTTATGTTTGGGAAAATGATGGATTTCAAACTTTTGATGATTACTTGACGGTGTTTAATGCCAATCAGCGCCGCAATATTAAGCGAGAACGCAAAGCTGTGGAAAAGGTGGGGTTAAAGTTACAAGCATTGACTGGTGAAGCGATTCCTAAATCTTTGTTTCCTTTGATGTATCAGTTTTATGCCGATACTTGTGATAAATTCGGCTGGTGGGGGAGCAAGTACCTAACCAAGCGCTTCTTTGAACAGTTACACCATGATTATCGCCATCGAGTAGTGTTTTTTGCTGCTTATCACGAGCAAGCACCGCATCAACCCGTAGGTATGTCTTTTTGCTTATATAAAGACGATCGCCTATACGGACGCTACTGGGGAAGTTTTCAAGAAATCGATTGCTTACACTTTGATGCTTGTTATTATGCACCAATTGAATGGGCGATCGCTAACGGTATCCAAACTTTTGATCCCGGTGCTGGTGGACGACATAAAAAACGTCGCGGTTTCCCAGCTGCACCTAATTACAGTCTGCATCGTTTTTATCATCAGCGTCTAGGACAAATTTTACTTCCTCACATCCGCGAAGTGAATCAATTAGAAGCACAAGAAATTGCTGCGATGAATGCTGATTTACCTTTTAGTCAGTAG
- a CDS encoding RibD family protein has protein sequence MVQHRPHTTVVLAMSADGKIADFMRSPARFGSGTDKLHLEQQIAAADAVLIGAGTLRAYGTTLTVLDPVLLQNRQQKGKSAQPIHIVITHTAQLNPEIRFFQQPIKRWLLTTTAGKDSWQGRTEFAKILVFETPTKKVDTIAALKHLSSLHIARLVVLGGGELVASMLESDLIDEFWLTVCPLILGGVAAPTPVDGQGFLSTLAPHLQLLEVKTVAQEVFLHYRLQR, from the coding sequence ATGGTGCAACATCGTCCACATACCACAGTAGTCTTGGCAATGAGTGCAGATGGCAAAATAGCAGACTTCATGCGATCGCCAGCTAGATTTGGCTCAGGAACTGATAAATTACACCTAGAACAACAAATTGCTGCGGCTGATGCCGTTTTGATAGGTGCGGGAACTCTCCGCGCCTACGGCACAACATTGACCGTATTAGATCCAGTTTTACTGCAAAATCGCCAACAAAAGGGGAAATCAGCCCAGCCTATTCATATAGTCATTACACATACTGCCCAACTCAATCCGGAAATTAGGTTTTTTCAGCAACCAATCAAGCGCTGGTTACTCACAACGACAGCAGGAAAAGATTCTTGGCAAGGACGCACAGAATTTGCAAAAATTTTAGTTTTTGAAACACCAACAAAAAAAGTAGATACTATCGCTGCTTTAAAACACCTATCATCTCTACATATAGCACGCTTGGTGGTACTTGGTGGTGGAGAATTAGTAGCTTCTATGCTGGAATCAGATTTAATTGATGAATTTTGGCTTACCGTCTGCCCCCTAATTTTAGGTGGTGTCGCTGCACCCACACCAGTAGACGGTCAAGGATTTTTATCAACACTAGCGCCTCACCTCCAACTCCTAGAGGTGAAAACAGTTGCCCAAGAAGTTTTCCTGCACTATCGCCTGCAACGTTAA
- a CDS encoding sensor histidine kinase, producing MANPRQSSFRRILVTRILLLFVPVLFIGQLVALNKARSSLLKTARQNLTESAVIKGEKIVNAIASLKTNLLIASRTAVIQSGSPAEIQQFLTQIAQELPGYIECLQLTDLQTDNIIASSCGNKKITQIRQVFVGDQVEVSSVPSPQPGTTGQRDPHNQLQIVLSAPVYNRSGQLLYALSLQSALYQQTRNKPGSLTGSMLVIAEDGTILAHPWPDLVGSNIKQHSDAAQLQRLIKNAIAGRNEPSNIAFNDGNELVAGYTVITNPITEQHQQKWVVLAVTTVDNALFGLEEIKLILIVLTVGLIGASLLASLYLAPYLASPVEELRDYALNIHSHHAAKPVPHNFKIREFNQLAQALDQMVERLKAWAEEIEVAWKEAKTANQVKSQFLATTSHELRNPLNIIINCVRLVKDGLCDNREEEIEFLQRADETAIHLLGIINDLLDISKIEAGKLSVVTEPLDLRAILLEVVNLQSVNVQKKGLQLKIDLGSEPIPVKADAGKLRQILINIIGNATKFTDEGSITIATTIVNMFSGRQVIIAVTDTGLGIEPAQQHKLFRPFVMVNGSTTRKFEGTGLGLAISRNLIELMGGTISLESAGLNQGTTVKITLPIIDISTLTPPLNKHDTKNPQLIAGNEENKPINSSYSSHPEEICLESHGSYGSQPTDLEADRSELTLLEKHCNKGLNNY from the coding sequence ATGGCTAATCCCCGTCAATCATCCTTTCGACGTATTTTAGTAACTAGAATTTTGCTGCTGTTTGTGCCAGTTCTATTTATTGGGCAACTTGTGGCTTTAAATAAGGCACGTTCTAGCCTATTAAAAACTGCGCGGCAAAATCTGACAGAAAGTGCTGTCATCAAAGGAGAGAAGATTGTGAATGCAATTGCTTCTCTCAAGACTAATCTATTGATTGCCAGTCGCACGGCGGTAATACAGTCGGGTTCACCTGCGGAAATTCAACAATTTCTCACTCAGATAGCCCAAGAATTACCAGGCTACATTGAGTGTTTACAATTGACTGATCTGCAAACTGATAACATCATTGCTAGTAGCTGTGGCAACAAAAAGATTACTCAAATCAGGCAAGTTTTTGTTGGAGATCAGGTAGAGGTGTCATCTGTACCGTCACCACAGCCAGGGACGACAGGTCAAAGAGATCCCCACAATCAGCTACAAATAGTACTATCTGCCCCTGTTTACAATCGTTCTGGGCAGTTGCTATATGCTTTAAGCCTCCAGTCAGCTTTATATCAGCAAACCCGCAATAAACCAGGTTCGCTGACTGGCTCGATGTTGGTGATTGCGGAAGATGGGACGATATTAGCACACCCCTGGCCTGATTTAGTCGGCAGTAATATCAAACAACACTCAGATGCAGCCCAACTCCAAAGGCTGATCAAAAATGCGATCGCTGGACGCAATGAGCCAAGTAACATAGCTTTTAATGATGGTAATGAGTTAGTTGCAGGCTATACAGTGATCACTAACCCGATTACAGAACAGCACCAGCAAAAATGGGTAGTCTTGGCTGTGACGACTGTAGACAACGCTTTATTTGGATTAGAGGAAATCAAACTCATCCTGATTGTGTTAACAGTGGGCTTGATTGGTGCGAGTTTATTAGCATCTTTGTACCTAGCGCCTTATCTGGCAAGTCCGGTAGAAGAATTGCGCGATTATGCTTTAAATATTCATAGCCACCACGCCGCCAAGCCAGTCCCCCATAATTTTAAAATTCGAGAGTTTAATCAACTGGCACAAGCACTAGATCAAATGGTGGAAAGGCTCAAAGCTTGGGCAGAAGAAATCGAAGTTGCTTGGAAAGAAGCCAAAACTGCTAATCAAGTTAAGAGTCAGTTTTTAGCTACAACTTCCCACGAATTACGTAATCCATTAAATATTATCATTAACTGTGTACGCTTGGTGAAAGATGGATTGTGTGATAACCGAGAAGAAGAAATAGAATTTTTACAGCGCGCTGATGAAACCGCTATCCACCTGTTAGGAATTATTAATGATCTCTTGGATATTTCTAAAATTGAAGCAGGTAAACTCTCTGTAGTTACCGAACCTTTGGATCTGCGAGCAATATTATTAGAAGTAGTCAATTTACAATCAGTAAATGTGCAGAAAAAAGGTTTACAACTGAAAATTGACTTAGGATCAGAGCCTATTCCTGTAAAAGCAGATGCGGGAAAACTCAGACAGATATTAATTAATATTATTGGTAATGCGACTAAGTTTACAGATGAAGGTAGCATTACTATTGCTACAACCATAGTCAATATGTTTAGTGGCAGGCAAGTAATCATAGCTGTTACCGATACAGGTTTAGGTATTGAACCAGCACAACAGCACAAATTATTTCGTCCCTTTGTCATGGTAAATGGCAGTACAACACGTAAATTTGAAGGTACAGGACTAGGGTTAGCCATTTCCCGTAACTTGATTGAATTGATGGGAGGTACGATTAGTTTAGAGAGTGCTGGACTCAATCAAGGAACGACAGTTAAGATTACTTTGCCAATAATTGATATTTCTACTTTAACTCCACCCTTAAATAAGCATGATACTAAAAATCCCCAACTCATAGCTGGTAATGAAGAAAATAAACCAATAAACTCTTCATACTCCAGCCATCCAGAAGAAATCTGTCTAGAATCTCATGGCAGTTATGGGAGTCAACCAACAGATTTAGAAGCTGATCGTTCGGAGTTAACACTGTTAGAAAAGCATTGTAACAAAGGTCTAAATAATTACTAA
- a CDS encoding Uma2 family endonuclease yields the protein MTIAQELESQADICQDVIFPPGDLYSDEPPLETELHLRQIILLLQCLEWLWRDRQDFYAAGNLTIYYSPRQLKSEHFRGPDFFVVLGTERKTRKSWVVWEEEGKYPNVILEILSDSTAKTDRGLKKEIYQDTFRTPDYFWFDPFTQEFVGFHLLDGEYQPLQANEQGHLWSQQLELYLGIHEGLLRYFTPEKKLVPTPEESAEQEAQKAEQAQQEVQKAQQEIQRLAAKLRELNIDPETI from the coding sequence ATGACCATAGCTCAAGAATTAGAATCTCAAGCAGACATCTGTCAAGATGTGATATTTCCCCCTGGCGATTTATATAGTGATGAACCTCCCTTGGAAACAGAACTGCATCTACGACAAATAATCCTTCTTTTACAATGCCTAGAATGGTTGTGGAGAGATAGACAAGATTTTTATGCGGCGGGAAACTTGACGATTTACTACAGTCCACGTCAACTCAAATCAGAACATTTCCGAGGCCCAGACTTTTTTGTGGTGCTAGGAACAGAACGTAAAACTCGCAAAAGTTGGGTAGTGTGGGAAGAAGAAGGGAAATATCCCAATGTCATTTTAGAAATTCTCTCTGACTCAACAGCGAAGACAGATAGAGGTTTAAAAAAAGAAATTTATCAAGATACTTTTCGTACACCAGATTATTTTTGGTTCGACCCTTTTACACAAGAATTTGTAGGATTTCATTTATTAGATGGAGAATATCAACCTCTACAAGCAAATGAACAAGGACATTTGTGGAGTCAGCAGTTAGAATTATATTTAGGAATTCATGAGGGGTTATTGCGATATTTTACACCAGAAAAAAAATTAGTTCCCACACCTGAAGAATCAGCAGAACAAGAAGCTCAAAAAGCAGAACAGGCACAACAAGAGGTACAAAAAGCACAGCAAGAAATACAACGTTTAGCAGCAAAACTGCGTGAGTTAAATATTGATCCAGAGACAATTTAA
- a CDS encoding Uma2 family endonuclease, with product MTIAQELESQPDISQDVIFPPSDLYSDEPPLETELHLRQIILLLQCLEWLWRDRQDFYAAGNLTIYYSPRQLKSEHFRGPDFFVVLGTERKTRKSWVVWEEEGKYPNVILEILSDSTAKTDRGLKKEIYQDTFRTPDYFWFDPFTQEFAGFHLADGKYQPLQANEQGYLWSQQLGLYLGIYQGLLRFFTSDGQIVPTPEETAQQTEQRLEHAQQQAAQAQQQVAQAQQQAAQAQQQAERLAAKLRELNIDPNTI from the coding sequence ATGACTATTGCCCAAGAATTAGAATCTCAACCAGACATCTCCCAAGATGTGATATTTCCCCCTAGCGATTTATATAGTGACGAACCTCCCTTGGAAACAGAACTGCATTTAAGACAAATAATCTTACTTTTACAATGCCTAGAATGGTTATGGAGAGATAGACAAGATTTTTATGCGGCAGGGAACTTAACGATTTACTACAGTCCACGCCAACTCAAATCAGAACACTTTCGCGGCCCAGACTTTTTCGTAGTGCTAGGAACAGAACGCAAAACCCGCAAAAGTTGGGTAGTGTGGGAAGAAGAAGGGAAATATCCCAATGTCATTTTAGAAATTCTCTCTGACTCAACAGCGAAGACAGATAGAGGTTTAAAAAAAGAAATTTATCAAGATACTTTTCGTACACCAGATTATTTTTGGTTCGACCCTTTTACACAAGAGTTTGCCGGATTTCATTTAGCAGATGGAAAATATCAACCTTTACAAGCAAATGAACAAGGGTATTTATGGAGTCAACAGTTAGGATTATATTTGGGAATATATCAAGGATTATTAAGGTTTTTTACTTCAGATGGACAAATAGTACCCACACCTGAAGAGACTGCACAACAAACAGAACAACGATTAGAACATGCTCAACAACAAGCTGCACAAGCTCAACAACAAGTCGCACAGGCTCAACAACAAGCCGCACAAGCTCAACAACAAGCCGAACGTTTAGCAGCAAAACTGCGGGAATTAAATATCGACCCAAATACAATTTAA
- the abc-f gene encoding ribosomal protection-like ABC-F family protein, whose protein sequence is MPKKSILVAENLAYELSLERRLFQDVYLSIAQSDRIALIGSNGVGKSTLLKILAGQIYPSAGSVSQNSSVYYLPQISTVRQESNTDTVLDFLSLIADEWWQVTEILKTQFHTDIDLSLSIGNLSGGELTKLLLAIGFMLEPDLLLLDEPTNHLDLQTLEFLRQFLTNFSGAFVIVSHKPFFLDQVASVTWELTPMGLKVYGGNFSHYRQQKEIELDVAWRSHEVARKELKRVQTAAMQEQQRTAQTQRGGRAKFLDGSIDRASAGLIKTKAEASAGTAKKKHDLAVAKAIQKVADTKIKTTKVTSIQLEEKSYKHRNLIHIEGANLWVSERLLIHDINLHILSGDRISIIGANGSGKSSLVKAILGQDRQTAVLQPGEIFVTPGIKAVYLDQTYQLIHRQQTILENMQAPNPHLSYQMLRQQLGHFLFKYDDVHKPASLLSGGELARLAIAMISISEIDLLILDEPTNNLDIVTVEQMVSAINDYQGALWVISHDIDFLSQIKITQSFQLRNQALKTTNYLPSQSNEYYQELLKCQDLRSVNDFPHFLSMVNSH, encoded by the coding sequence ATGCCGAAAAAATCAATATTAGTGGCTGAGAATCTAGCTTATGAACTCAGCTTAGAGAGAAGATTATTTCAAGATGTGTATTTAAGTATTGCACAAAGCGATCGCATTGCTTTAATTGGTAGTAATGGTGTCGGTAAATCAACTCTTTTAAAGATACTTGCAGGTCAAATTTATCCTAGTGCTGGTTCTGTATCTCAAAATAGTTCTGTCTACTATTTGCCACAAATCAGCACCGTGAGACAAGAAAGCAATACAGATACAGTATTGGATTTCTTAAGTTTAATTGCGGATGAGTGGTGGCAAGTGACAGAGATTTTAAAAACTCAATTCCACACAGATATTGACTTGTCTTTATCAATCGGTAATTTAAGTGGTGGAGAACTGACGAAATTATTGCTAGCAATTGGGTTCATGTTAGAACCAGATTTACTACTACTTGATGAACCAACCAACCATTTAGATTTACAAACCTTAGAATTTTTGAGGCAATTTCTCACAAATTTCTCTGGTGCATTTGTGATTGTTTCTCATAAGCCTTTTTTCCTAGATCAAGTTGCATCTGTTACTTGGGAACTCACCCCGATGGGATTAAAAGTTTATGGGGGAAATTTTTCACATTACCGACAACAAAAAGAAATAGAATTAGATGTGGCATGGCGATCGCATGAAGTAGCTAGAAAAGAACTCAAGCGTGTCCAAACTGCGGCGATGCAAGAACAGCAACGTACTGCACAAACTCAACGTGGTGGTAGAGCCAAGTTTCTGGATGGTAGTATCGATAGAGCATCTGCTGGACTGATTAAAACTAAAGCAGAAGCCTCAGCCGGAACGGCGAAAAAGAAACATGATTTAGCTGTAGCTAAGGCTATACAAAAAGTTGCAGATACGAAAATCAAGACTACAAAGGTGACAAGTATTCAGCTAGAGGAAAAAAGCTACAAACATAGAAATTTGATTCATATTGAAGGTGCAAATCTTTGGGTATCAGAACGCCTCTTGATACATGATATTAATTTGCATATATTGTCAGGCGATCGCATTTCTATTATCGGTGCAAATGGTTCCGGTAAATCTAGTTTAGTCAAGGCAATTTTAGGACAGGATAGACAAACAGCTGTTTTGCAGCCTGGGGAAATTTTCGTCACACCAGGAATCAAAGCCGTATATCTCGATCAAACTTATCAACTAATTCACCGCCAGCAAACGATTCTGGAAAATATGCAGGCTCCTAATCCTCATCTTAGCTATCAGATGTTACGTCAACAGTTGGGACACTTTTTATTTAAGTATGATGACGTTCATAAGCCAGCATCCCTCCTCAGTGGTGGTGAGTTAGCCAGATTAGCGATCGCTATGATTAGTATCTCAGAAATTGACTTATTAATTCTTGATGAGCCAACTAATAATCTAGATATTGTCACTGTTGAGCAAATGGTATCAGCTATCAACGATTATCAAGGTGCGCTTTGGGTAATTTCTCACGATATCGACTTCCTCAGTCAGATTAAAATTACTCAAAGTTTTCAATTGAGAAATCAAGCCTTAAAAACGACAAATTACTTACCCAGTCAATCAAATGAATATTATCAAGAATTACTAAAATGTCAGGACTTACGCAGTGTCAACGATTTTCCGCACTTTTTGTCAATGGTCAATAGTCATTAG
- a CDS encoding Uma2 family endonuclease — protein MTIAQELESQADICQDVIFPPGDLYSDEPPLETELHLRQIILLLQCLEWLWKDRQDFYAAGNLTIYYSPRQLKSEFFRGPDFFVVLRTERKTRKSWVVWEEDGKYPNVILEILSDSTAKTDRGLKKEIYQDTFRTPDYFWFDPFTQEFAGFHLLDGEYQPLEANEQGHLWSQQLGLYLGIHEGLLRYFTPEKKLVPTPEETAETETERAEAETRKAERLAAKLRELNIDPDTI, from the coding sequence ATGACTATTGCCCAAGAATTAGAATCTCAAGCAGATATCTGTCAAGATGTGATATTTCCCCCTGGCGATTTATATAGTGATGAACCTCCCTTGGAAACAGAACTGCATCTACGACAAATAATCCTTCTTTTACAATGCCTAGAATGGTTGTGGAAAGATAGACAAGATTTTTATGCGGCAGGAAACTTAACGATTTACTATAGTCCACGCCAACTCAAATCAGAATTCTTTCGCGGCCCAGACTTTTTTGTGGTGCTAAGAACAGAACGCAAAACCCGCAAAAGTTGGGTAGTGTGGGAAGAAGATGGGAAATATCCCAATGTCATTTTAGAAATTCTCTCTGACTCAACAGCGAAGACAGATAGAGGATTAAAAAAAGAAATTTATCAAGATACTTTTCGTACACCAGATTATTTTTGGTTTGACCCTTTTACACAAGAGTTTGCAGGGTTTCATTTATTAGATGGAGAATATCAACCTCTAGAAGCCAACGAACAAGGACATTTGTGGAGTCAGCAGTTAGGGTTATATTTAGGAATTCATGAGGGGTTATTGCGGTATTTTACACCAGAAAAAAAATTAGTTCCTACACCTGAAGAAACCGCAGAAACAGAAACTGAAAGGGCAGAAGCAGAAACAAGAAAAGCAGAAAGGTTAGCAGCAAAACTGCGGGAGTTAAATATTGATCCAGATACGATTTAA
- a CDS encoding Uma2 family endonuclease: MQTQTPKKYYTPEEYLQLEETSECKNEYIDGEIISMAGGTTNHNEIAGNFYANFKFMMRGKNYKIYMGDVKLWIQRYRIYTYPDVMVIQGEPLYEGTGNTTVTNPIMIVEVLSKSTENHDRTNKFRFYRSIPTLKEYIIINQYEYIIEQFNKNTAGQWVLTEYESIDALLSLQSMDFQLAFSDIYEGISLEMSE, translated from the coding sequence ATGCAAACCCAAACACCCAAAAAATACTACACCCCCGAAGAATATTTACAACTTGAGGAAACATCGGAATGCAAAAATGAATATATAGATGGAGAAATTATCTCAATGGCTGGTGGTACTACTAATCACAACGAAATCGCAGGTAATTTTTACGCTAATTTTAAATTTATGATGCGGGGTAAAAATTACAAAATCTACATGGGTGATGTCAAATTGTGGATACAGCGTTATCGTATCTACACTTATCCTGATGTCATGGTTATTCAGGGAGAACCACTATACGAGGGAACTGGTAATACTACAGTTACTAACCCCATAATGATTGTCGAAGTGTTATCTAAATCCACAGAAAATCATGATAGAACAAATAAATTTAGATTTTATCGTTCTATTCCGACACTCAAAGAATATATTATCATTAATCAATATGAATATATTATTGAACAGTTTAATAAAAATACCGCAGGTCAATGGGTATTAACTGAATATGAATCAATTGACGCTCTATTATCACTACAATCAATGGATTTTCAACTTGCCTTCAGCGATATTTATGAAGGAATTAGTTTGGAAATGTCCGAATAA